In one window of Vibrio sp. DW001 DNA:
- a CDS encoding hydrogen peroxide-inducible genes activator yields MNKWPSLKQLHYIVTLHETRHFSHAAEKCFVSQSTLSKGIQNLEEMIGCPLYEKKDKKSPLVFTQAGELVVTHGKELLAKGQDLIELGKLCQGGTMQGQLRVGCIPTIAPFLLCDLVQEVNQRFPQLNLLLREDTTTNLLEALKHGQMDVLILALPVDIGNMHSKVVGQDPFRMVISRNQADGIRVPIKYDELPNESVFLLENEHCLTEHAVSACKLTDKDKINPFTATSLHTLVQMVANGLGTTFIPQMAIEHGLLENQNLIVVDPPGQQAYRDIGLVWRPSSSRYETFEKLAEVVSELM; encoded by the coding sequence ATGAATAAATGGCCCAGTCTAAAACAACTGCACTATATCGTCACACTACATGAAACACGGCATTTCAGTCATGCCGCAGAAAAATGTTTTGTGAGTCAATCTACTCTAAGCAAAGGAATACAAAACCTTGAAGAGATGATTGGCTGTCCTCTTTATGAGAAAAAAGATAAAAAAAGTCCGCTTGTATTTACACAGGCTGGCGAACTGGTTGTGACTCATGGCAAAGAATTACTGGCTAAAGGGCAGGACCTCATCGAGTTGGGTAAACTCTGCCAAGGTGGAACAATGCAGGGTCAACTTAGAGTGGGCTGTATTCCGACAATCGCTCCTTTTCTTCTGTGCGATTTAGTCCAAGAAGTGAATCAACGATTTCCGCAACTGAACCTTCTGCTAAGAGAAGATACCACGACAAATTTACTGGAGGCATTGAAACATGGCCAGATGGACGTATTAATTTTGGCTCTACCAGTCGATATTGGAAATATGCACAGCAAGGTTGTTGGGCAGGATCCTTTCAGGATGGTGATTAGTCGTAATCAGGCCGATGGGATTCGAGTTCCGATAAAATATGACGAACTGCCAAACGAATCCGTGTTTTTATTAGAAAATGAACACTGCTTAACGGAGCACGCGGTTTCAGCCTGTAAATTAACGGACAAAGATAAGATTAATCCATTCACTGCCACAAGTTTACATACGTTGGTGCAGATGGTCGCTAATGGGCTAGGGACAACATTTATCCCACAGATGGCGATCGAACATGGATTATTAGAAAACCAAAATTTGATTGTTGTCGATCCCCCCGGTCAACAGGCCTACCGAGATATCGGTCTTGTTTGGAGACCAAGTTCCTCGCGTTACGAGACGTTTGAAAAATTAGCAGAGGTGGTTTCTGAACTTATGTAA
- a CDS encoding glutathionylspermidine synthase family protein, protein MLRVDAKERRHWKALAKEYGFGFHSVYENPYWDESAYYQFTLEQIEKDIEDPTEEIHQMCLQVVDKVVGDDYWLRKFQIPEPMWENVLTSWKQKESSLYSRLDFAYDGKGAAKLYENNADTPTSLYETGFWQWLWLEDMVNSSQIRRDADQFNLLQELLIERFQEIAIQQPGQTLHFSCCKDSVEDRGTVQYIEDCALEAGLSTSFVFTEDIGLNNKKEFVDLNDQAVRWMFKLYPWEFMFREQYAGNLQEAKVNWLEPMWKSIISNKALLPLLWKMFPNHPNLIPSFFPDDKKISTLGDYVIKPLFAREGANISIVEKGKKTLQTDGPYGEEGVIYQAYHPLPKFGDNYTLIGSWLINDKPAGMSIREDVSRVTQDLSRYIPHIILD, encoded by the coding sequence ATGTTGAGGGTCGACGCGAAAGAAAGAAGGCATTGGAAAGCGCTGGCAAAAGAGTACGGCTTTGGTTTTCATTCGGTGTATGAAAACCCTTATTGGGACGAGTCGGCTTACTATCAGTTTACCCTTGAGCAAATAGAAAAAGATATTGAAGACCCAACAGAAGAGATCCACCAAATGTGCTTACAGGTGGTGGATAAAGTAGTTGGGGATGATTATTGGTTACGAAAATTTCAAATACCAGAACCGATGTGGGAAAACGTACTGACATCATGGAAGCAAAAAGAGTCGTCATTATATTCGCGACTCGATTTTGCCTATGATGGAAAAGGGGCGGCAAAATTATATGAAAACAATGCTGACACGCCTACGTCACTCTACGAAACAGGTTTTTGGCAGTGGTTATGGTTAGAAGACATGGTGAATAGCTCTCAGATACGCCGTGATGCAGACCAATTTAATCTTCTGCAAGAGTTACTGATAGAACGCTTTCAAGAAATTGCTATACAGCAGCCAGGGCAAACACTACATTTCAGTTGTTGCAAGGATAGCGTCGAAGATCGTGGTACCGTTCAATACATTGAAGATTGTGCTCTAGAGGCTGGTTTATCTACGTCTTTTGTTTTTACTGAAGATATTGGTCTTAACAACAAAAAAGAGTTTGTTGATCTCAATGACCAAGCCGTTCGCTGGATGTTCAAGCTCTATCCGTGGGAGTTTATGTTTAGAGAGCAGTACGCGGGGAATTTACAAGAAGCAAAGGTTAACTGGCTTGAACCTATGTGGAAATCCATTATTAGCAACAAGGCATTATTGCCTTTGCTTTGGAAAATGTTTCCTAATCATCCAAATTTAATTCCTTCTTTTTTCCCCGACGATAAGAAGATAAGCACCCTAGGTGATTATGTTATTAAACCGCTTTTCGCTCGTGAAGGTGCCAATATATCCATTGTAGAGAAAGGAAAAAAAACACTGCAGACGGATGGTCCCTATGGAGAAGAAGGTGTTATTTATCAAGCATACCATCCACTACCAAAATTTGGTGATAACTACACCTTGATAGGCAGTTGGCTGATAAATGATAAGCCCGCAGGTATGTCTATTCGAGAAGATGTCTCAAGAGTGACTCAAGACTTATCACGTTACATCCCGCATATTATTCTTGATTAG
- a CDS encoding peroxiredoxin C, with product MVLVGRQAPDFTSAAVLGNGEIVDNFNFAEFTKGKKAVVFFYPLDFTFVCPSELIAFDKRFQDFQDKGVEVIGVSIDSQFSHNAWRNTAIADGGIGKVQYPLAADVKHEICQAYGIEHPEAGVAFRASFLIDDEGVVRHQVVNDLPLGRNIDEMLRMVDALNFHLKHGEVCPAQWEEGKAGMDATPTGVAAFLAEHEDDLNK from the coding sequence ATGGTACTAGTAGGACGTCAAGCCCCAGATTTTACTTCTGCAGCTGTTTTAGGTAACGGCGAAATCGTTGATAACTTCAACTTCGCAGAATTCACTAAAGGTAAAAAGGCGGTAGTATTCTTTTACCCACTAGATTTTACTTTTGTTTGTCCATCAGAGCTCATTGCTTTTGACAAACGCTTCCAAGACTTCCAAGACAAGGGTGTTGAGGTTATCGGCGTTTCTATCGATTCTCAGTTCTCTCACAACGCATGGCGTAACACCGCTATCGCAGATGGCGGTATCGGTAAAGTTCAATACCCACTCGCTGCTGACGTTAAGCACGAAATCTGCCAAGCATACGGTATCGAGCACCCAGAAGCTGGTGTTGCTTTCCGCGCCTCTTTCTTAATTGATGATGAAGGTGTTGTTCGTCACCAAGTCGTTAACGATCTTCCACTAGGTCGTAACATCGACGAAATGCTACGCATGGTTGATGCACTAAACTTCCACCTAAAACATGGCGAAGTTTGCCCTGCACAATGGGAAGAAGGTAAAGCAGGTATGGACGCAACTCCAACTGGCGTTGCAGCATTCCTAGCTGAGCACGAAGACGATTTAAACAAGTAA
- a CDS encoding DUF1190 domain-containing protein, whose product MKKTKQVSLQRMRKSWRPFAQNSLSVAVVSAMLAGCGDTEDATIYQGVDDCSGDNPDFAEQCKAAYEYALEEAGRTGPKYNTENECTQEFGANACVQAPRSNWFMPAMTGFMFARMMTNNRPYYSQPMYSSRYPGSIFHDRWVSSDGQDYGSSRYKKSTVKVGRDQMKPKPTATKTMSRGGFGSTVSAKSSWGSSKSSSSKSWGG is encoded by the coding sequence ATGAAAAAAACCAAACAAGTATCTTTGCAACGAATGCGAAAATCATGGCGTCCATTTGCACAAAATTCTCTTTCGGTTGCCGTTGTTTCTGCGATGCTAGCAGGGTGTGGTGATACTGAAGATGCCACTATCTACCAAGGTGTCGATGATTGCTCTGGCGATAATCCAGATTTTGCCGAGCAATGTAAGGCTGCCTATGAGTACGCGTTGGAAGAGGCAGGTCGTACGGGGCCAAAGTACAATACTGAAAATGAGTGTACTCAAGAGTTTGGTGCGAATGCTTGTGTACAAGCTCCGCGCTCTAACTGGTTTATGCCCGCAATGACGGGCTTTATGTTTGCCCGCATGATGACGAATAATCGACCATATTACTCGCAACCTATGTATTCCTCGCGTTACCCAGGTAGTATTTTTCATGACCGCTGGGTTAGCTCTGATGGTCAAGATTACGGCTCCAGTCGTTATAAGAAATCGACAGTAAAGGTCGGACGAGATCAGATGAAGCCGAAACCTACGGCAACTAAAACCATGTCTAGAGGTGGTTTTGGTTCAACTGTTTCTGCTAAATCTAGCTGGGGAAGTAGCAAATCATCATCAAGTAAAAGTTGGGGTGGTTAA
- a CDS encoding isocitrate lyase yields the protein MSQINKDIDTIGAAKNAAGAPWDAISPESAARMRAQNKFKTGLDIAQYTANIMRADMAAYDDDHSNYTQSLGCWHGFIGQQKMISVKKHFGGKTDGRYLYLSGWMVAALRSDFGPLPDQSMHEKTSVAGLVEELYTFLRQADARELGGLFRALDNARESGDTAAQASIQDQIDNHVTHVVPIIADIDAGFGNAEATYLMAKQMIEAGACCLQIENQVADEKQCGHQDGKVTVPHADFHAKLRALRYAFLELGIDNGIIVARTDSQGAGLTKEIAVVKEPGDQGDVYNSYLDAEEIDVAEMAEGDVCFNRDGKLLRPKRLPSGLYQFRSGTGEDRCVFDCIEAINAGADLLWIETEKPHIGQIKEMMDGVRAVHPNAKLVYNNSPSFNWTLNFRQQAYDAMVEAGEDVSAYHRDSLMSVEYDETELSIRADDKIRSFQADASRDAGIFHHLITLPTYHTAALSTDNLAKEYFGDQGMLGYVKGVQRKEIRQGIACVKHQNMSGSDLGDDHKEYFAGENALKAGGALNTSNQFN from the coding sequence ATGTCACAAATAAATAAAGACATTGACACAATCGGAGCTGCTAAAAATGCAGCTGGTGCCCCGTGGGATGCAATTAGTCCAGAATCTGCCGCTCGTATGCGTGCTCAAAACAAATTTAAAACGGGTTTAGATATCGCCCAATATACTGCAAACATTATGCGTGCTGATATGGCCGCTTATGATGATGATCACTCCAACTACACTCAGTCATTAGGTTGCTGGCACGGTTTTATCGGCCAACAAAAAATGATTTCTGTTAAGAAACATTTTGGTGGAAAGACAGATGGACGCTACCTTTACCTTTCCGGTTGGATGGTTGCTGCACTTCGTTCTGATTTTGGCCCTCTGCCTGACCAATCGATGCATGAAAAAACCTCGGTGGCTGGCCTAGTTGAAGAGCTGTACACATTTTTACGCCAAGCCGATGCGAGAGAGCTGGGCGGGTTATTCCGCGCTTTAGACAATGCCCGTGAATCTGGTGATACGGCAGCACAAGCATCAATTCAAGATCAAATCGATAACCATGTTACCCACGTTGTTCCGATTATTGCTGATATTGATGCAGGATTTGGTAACGCTGAAGCCACATACCTGATGGCTAAACAGATGATCGAAGCCGGTGCTTGTTGCTTACAAATAGAAAACCAAGTAGCGGACGAAAAACAGTGCGGTCACCAAGATGGCAAGGTGACGGTTCCTCATGCTGACTTCCATGCAAAACTTCGTGCACTCCGTTATGCATTCTTAGAGCTAGGTATTGATAACGGAATTATTGTCGCCCGTACCGACTCACAAGGTGCTGGTCTTACGAAAGAAATCGCCGTGGTTAAAGAGCCCGGTGACCAAGGTGACGTATATAACTCATATTTAGATGCTGAAGAGATCGATGTTGCAGAGATGGCTGAAGGCGATGTTTGCTTTAATCGTGATGGCAAACTGCTTCGTCCTAAGCGCCTTCCTTCAGGTTTGTATCAATTCCGCTCTGGAACGGGTGAAGATCGCTGTGTGTTTGACTGTATCGAAGCGATTAACGCAGGGGCTGATCTTCTGTGGATTGAAACAGAGAAACCACACATCGGCCAGATCAAAGAGATGATGGACGGTGTTCGCGCGGTTCACCCTAATGCTAAGCTTGTTTATAACAACTCGCCTTCTTTCAACTGGACGCTTAATTTCCGTCAACAGGCCTATGATGCCATGGTAGAAGCAGGAGAAGATGTCTCTGCTTACCATAGAGACAGCTTGATGAGTGTTGAATACGATGAAACGGAATTATCTATTCGTGCCGATGATAAGATCCGTTCTTTCCAAGCTGATGCATCTCGCGATGCAGGTATCTTCCACCATTTGATTACCCTACCAACCTACCATACCGCGGCGTTGTCTACCGACAACCTAGCCAAAGAGTACTTTGGTGACCAAGGAATGTTGGGTTACGTTAAAGGCGTACAACGTAAAGAGATCCGCCAAGGTATCGCCTGTGTTAAACATCAAAACATGTCAGGCTCTGATTTGGGTGATGATCACAAAGAGTACTTCGCTGGTGAAAATGCACTTAAAGCCGGTGGTGCTTTGAACACTTCTAACCAGTTTAACTAA
- a CDS encoding DUF350 domain-containing protein, whose amino-acid sequence MQLLIDSIGNVGAFLLYFSLSLAFLLLFKVVYVRFTPYDEWALIKDGKNISAAVALAGSILGYSLAISGAASNSVNIVDFAVWGVVAFLAQIVAFFLVRFTFMPKVVERIENGEIPAGIVMAATSVSVGLLNAACMTY is encoded by the coding sequence ATGCAATTACTAATAGACTCCATTGGGAATGTAGGGGCATTTTTGCTCTATTTTTCTCTCTCCTTGGCATTTTTACTACTCTTCAAGGTGGTTTACGTCCGGTTTACTCCTTACGATGAATGGGCATTGATTAAAGATGGAAAGAACATTTCAGCGGCGGTAGCACTTGCTGGATCTATACTTGGTTATAGTTTGGCCATTTCGGGCGCGGCAAGTAATTCAGTGAATATTGTTGATTTTGCTGTTTGGGGCGTGGTTGCATTTCTAGCGCAAATCGTGGCTTTCTTCTTAGTTCGTTTTACCTTTATGCCCAAGGTTGTCGAGCGAATAGAAAATGGTGAGATTCCTGCTGGTATAGTGATGGCCGCAACGTCAGTTTCGGTTGGATTGTTGAACGCAGCATGTATGACTTACTGA